In Aegilops tauschii subsp. strangulata cultivar AL8/78 chromosome 3, Aet v6.0, whole genome shotgun sequence, one genomic interval encodes:
- the LOC141020821 gene encoding uncharacterized protein: MQLREEAPLIQHAAVVPQPWPRPPVGCVALSVDGAYSNSDGSAAAGMILRRTDGSVIFAAYSCIFNCNDALEAEIHALMQGMALAIQHSELPVIVQSDSSEALLVLKGDNLSRSAYGHLVAEIQFLMGEREFIPSKIKRDQNRVADWLAM; encoded by the coding sequence ATGCAGTTGAGGGAGGAGGCCCCGCTGATACAGCATGCTGCAGTTGTACCTCAACCTTGGCCGAGACCACCAGTGGGTTGTGTCGCCTTATCAGTGGATGGAGCTTATTCTAACTCAGACGGGTCGGCTGCTGCAGGTATGATCCTACGGCGAACTGATGGTAGCGTTATTTTTGCAGCCTACAGTTGCATCTTCAATTGCAATGACGCTCTGGAGGCTGAGATACATGCCTTAATGCAAGGTATGGCCTTGGCTATTCAACACTCTGAGTTGCCGGTCATTGTTCAGTCAGACTCCTCAGAAGCACTCCTGGTGTTGAAAGGAGACAATCTTTCCCGCTCTGCTTATGGACATCTAGTTGCTGAGATCCAATTTCTCATGGGTGAAAGGGAGTTTATTCCTTCGAAAATTAAACGTGATCAGAATAGGGTTGCAGACTGGTTGGCTATGTAG